From a single Pelmatolapia mariae isolate MD_Pm_ZW linkage group LG20, Pm_UMD_F_2, whole genome shotgun sequence genomic region:
- the LOC134618182 gene encoding kinesin-like protein KIF1B codes for MNQNEPLSFLHRHNEAFSTEPLKNTGKGAPLGFYHVQNISVEVTESFIENIKSKPVVFEVFSHYQQHPLHLHGQDVNSIQEILSYSHPLLRNCPEETASGSMTCHSHQ; via the exons ATGAACCAGAATGAACCCCTCAGTTTCTTGCACCGTCACAATGAGGCTTTTTCCACCGAGCCTCTGAAAAACACTGGCAAAGGAGCTCCTCTGGGCTTTTACCACGTCCAGAAt ATTTCTGTCGAAGTTACAGAGTCTTTTATTGAGAACATCAAGAGCAAGCCCGTCGTGTTTGAAGTGTTCAGCCACTACCAGCAGCACCCGCTGCACCTCCATGGCCAGGACGTGAACAG catccaggaaatacTATCCTATTCCCATCCGTTGCTTAGAAACTGTCCTGAGGAGACAGCTTCAGGATCAATGACGTGTCATTCACACCAATGA